The Mytilus trossulus isolate FHL-02 chromosome 3, PNRI_Mtr1.1.1.hap1, whole genome shotgun sequence genome contains a region encoding:
- the LOC134710703 gene encoding cell death regulator Aven-like, which yields MRPDQHKQKKNTQYKKKHGMTEKNKDGKDKKDGKPEGSKQPYRSDASKGEQTKSTNKFNNRGNLSDSSESSDDNDGTATTTSSFQRRKLVSNWDRYELPPDEEATMLSRGDNFSKLLQSAGSSTSQFRFKEEEEDWVESNQSDTLSLDLQDLSSSLGCVPLYKVLRLNKDLFTAEQIEEFDRRSTENQRKYTEKLGNKFSNLVSCSADKKTIENSIVKKTGRRSNESLTLESNALDELLDYVVLDPSTDVNKQSVPKNPESETVSSLENDLDDLLSSGEQEKNKPIVKQKTIESNKKSTADTQENDLEDWLDSVLDS from the exons ATGAGACCTGACCAACACAAACAGAAAAAGAATACacagtataaaaagaaacatgGGATGACAGAGAAAAATAAAGATGGGAAAGATAAAAAAGATGGTAAACCAGAAGGCTCAAAACAGCCTTACAGGTCTGATGCATCTAAGGGGGAACAAACAAAGTCTACAAACAAGTTCAATAATAGAGGAAACTTATCTGATAGTAGCGAG AGTAGTGATGACAATGATGGGACTGCTACCACAACATCCAGTTTTCAGAGACGTAAATTAGTCAGTAACTGGGACAGATATGAACTCCCTCCAGATGAAGAAGCTACTATGTTatcaaggggagataacttctcCAAACTACTACAATCTGCTG GTAGTTCTACATCACAGTTCAGAtttaaagaagaagaagaagactGGGTTGAGTCTAACCAATCAGATACTCTGTCATTAGATTTACAAGATCTCTCATCAAGTTTGGGTTGTGTCCCTTTGTACAAAGTTCTCAGATTGAACAAAGATCTCTTTACT GCTGAACAGATAGAAGAGTTTGACAGACGATCAACAGAAAACCAGagaaaatatactgaaaaactaggaaataaattttcaaatttagtatCATGTTCGGCAGATAAAAAGACTATTGAAAACAGTATTGTAAAAAAGACTGGAAGAAGATCAAATGAATCATTAACATTAGAATCTAATGCTTTAGATGAATTATTAGATTATGTGGTATTGGACCCGTCAACAGATGTAAACAAACAATCAGTGCCAAAGAATCCAGAAAGTGAAACAGTTTCATCTCTAGAGAATGATTTAGATGATTTGCTTTcgtcag gGGAGCAAGAGAAAAATAAACCAATAGTGAAACAAAAAACCATAGAGTCTAACAAGAAATCCACTGCAGATACACAAG aAAATGATTTAGAAGATTGGTTAGATAGTGTACTAGATAGCTAA